A region from the Beduinella massiliensis genome encodes:
- a CDS encoding NAD(P)-dependent oxidoreductase, which yields MKITLLEPIGISQALLSELSEPIRAAGHEFCSYADRTCDPGELAERSRGSEVVMIANTPYPNEVIRANPGLKMIDVAFTGIDHIGHEACRERGVQICNAANYSNQTVAELVIGLTIGLLRKIDLAGERVRTGGTAAGLMGREIAGRTVGIIGTGRIGMLTARLFHAFGARLIAYSRSRNPEAESLGMTYVSLEELLRESDIVSLHTPSNAATRGMIGAEQIALMKPDALFINCARGPIVDSRALADALNEGRIAGAGIDVFDAEPPIPADEPLLHAKNALLTPHIAFASEESMVRRARIAFSNVYAYLKGAPENLCRLE from the coding sequence ATGAAGATTACATTGCTGGAGCCGATCGGCATTTCGCAGGCGTTGCTTTCGGAGCTCTCCGAGCCGATCCGGGCGGCGGGACACGAATTTTGCAGCTATGCGGACCGCACCTGCGATCCGGGCGAGCTGGCGGAGCGTTCGCGGGGCAGCGAGGTGGTGATGATCGCGAACACGCCTTACCCGAACGAGGTGATCCGCGCTAACCCCGGCCTGAAGATGATCGACGTGGCCTTCACCGGCATCGACCACATCGGCCACGAGGCCTGCCGTGAGCGGGGCGTTCAAATCTGCAATGCGGCGAATTACTCGAACCAGACCGTCGCGGAGCTGGTCATCGGGCTCACGATCGGCCTGCTGCGAAAGATCGATCTGGCAGGCGAACGCGTGCGCACGGGCGGCACGGCGGCGGGCCTCATGGGCCGCGAGATCGCCGGGCGCACGGTGGGCATCATCGGCACCGGGCGCATCGGCATGCTCACAGCCCGGCTCTTTCACGCCTTTGGCGCAAGGCTCATCGCTTATTCCCGCAGCCGCAACCCGGAGGCGGAATCGCTGGGCATGACCTACGTATCCCTGGAAGAGCTCCTGCGGGAAAGCGACATCGTTTCGCTGCACACGCCCAGCAACGCGGCGACGCGCGGCATGATCGGCGCGGAGCAGATCGCGCTGATGAAGCCGGACGCCCTCTTCATCAACTGCGCGCGCGGCCCCATCGTGGACAGCCGCGCGCTGGCCGACGCGCTGAACGAGGGGCGCATCGCGGGCGCGGGCATCGACGTGTTCGACGCGGAGCCGCCGATTCCGGCGGACGAGCCGCTGCTGCACGCGAAGAACGCGCTGCTCACGCCGCACATCGCCTTCGCTTCGGAGGAATCCATGGTGCGCCGCGCGCGGATCGCTTTTTCAAACGTGTACGCCTACTTGAAGGGCGCGCCGGAAAACCTGTGCAGGCTGGAGTAG
- a CDS encoding ATP-binding protein, which yields MISRENVLREQLAAYENQRALNRREELRRREEVAARSGEAARLLARREEIFYARMRAAFARPEEAQRIAAGLEAELETLNQSLRAELSRLGFSEDYLQPVYRCPVCRDTGYVGEPIHEQCACLRQRVMNRLYQDENLAGLDRENFAAFDEAVFPDEVIPGTGVTQRAYMSRMRDICERYADAFPDVPARGLLLSGKSGLGKTFLMNCVAQRVLERGYTVLRMTAYRLVEVMRRYHWNGQDAQTVDEMRGCDLLLLDDLGAEPMIENVTIESIYHILNERILAEKGTVVSTNLSPVELQAAYTERVASRLLDTRHMRLLRFAGRDVRLTGGK from the coding sequence ATGATCAGCCGTGAAAACGTGCTGCGCGAGCAGCTCGCAGCGTACGAGAACCAGCGCGCGCTCAACCGGCGCGAGGAGCTGCGCCGCCGTGAGGAGGTCGCCGCCCGTTCCGGAGAGGCGGCGCGCCTGCTTGCGCGGCGCGAGGAAATCTTCTACGCGCGCATGCGCGCCGCCTTTGCCCGGCCGGAGGAGGCGCAGCGCATCGCCGCCGGGCTCGAGGCGGAGCTGGAGACGCTCAACCAAAGCCTGCGCGCGGAGCTCTCGCGCCTGGGCTTTTCGGAGGACTATCTGCAGCCCGTCTACCGCTGCCCCGTCTGCCGCGACACGGGCTACGTGGGCGAGCCCATCCACGAGCAGTGCGCCTGCCTGCGCCAGCGCGTGATGAACCGCCTGTATCAGGACGAGAACCTCGCGGGGCTCGACCGGGAAAACTTTGCGGCGTTCGACGAAGCCGTCTTTCCGGACGAGGTGATTCCGGGCACGGGCGTCACCCAGCGCGCCTACATGTCGCGCATGCGCGACATCTGCGAGCGCTACGCGGACGCGTTCCCGGACGTACCGGCGCGCGGGCTGCTGCTCAGCGGCAAGTCGGGCCTGGGCAAGACGTTCCTCATGAACTGCGTCGCCCAGCGCGTGCTCGAGCGGGGGTACACGGTGCTGCGCATGACGGCCTACCGCCTCGTCGAGGTCATGCGGCGTTATCACTGGAACGGGCAGGATGCGCAGACGGTGGACGAAATGCGCGGCTGCGACCTGCTGCTGCTGGACGACCTGGGCGCCGAACCGATGATCGAAAATGTGACCATCGAATCGATCTACCATATTCTGAACGAGCGCATCCTCGCGGAAAAGGGCACCGTGGTGAGCACGAATCTTTCGCCCGTCGAGCTGCAGGCCGCCTACACCGAGCGCGTGGCCTCGCGCCTGCTGGATACGCGGCACATGCGCCTGCTGCGGTTCGCCGGGCGCGACGTCCGTCTCACCGGCGGAAAGTGA
- a CDS encoding flavocytochrome c, with protein MLGRKALSVLLVLAMLLGLGAAASAEGMTPGTYTQTVNAMHGPLTVEVTVSADRIESVEVTDHVETPGVGDQAVKDIPERVVGAQSLAVDAVTGVTISSRAILSAVEKCLAEAGADVDALKAAPEKTPAGDVEATADVVIVGGGGAGLAAAVAATDAGASVILIEKSGFLGGNSIVAGGIYNAPDPTKQDYATNVSGDLGSLVEAAIAEEPVSDAHKALMDAVRAEYEAFRQTDKTIYDSPNWFALQTWNGGDKVAELSMVQELADNSLSSLKWLEGMGMEFTDTITHGAGSLYPRTHAAVKPNGVGYIDAFTQTLSSREGYTQMMETTGKSLIVEDGKVVGVVAEGKDGNAVTLHATKGVILATGGFAGNVELRQKYCEGEKWPDLSAKVPTSNMPAVTGDGIFMAEAAGAQLVNMEQIQLLPYCNPQTGATYDIMSGSTLGIFVNKEGTRFVREDGRRDEMAKAIIDQTDGMMYIVFSGDSASLESKALGGLTLSYYLEHNMAGYVMADTVAELAEKLGVPADALEKTVADYNGYVEAGVADPFGRVSYGTKIATGPFFAYPRKPAVHHTMGGVRIDGEAHALSGEGAPIPGLYCAGEITGNIHGGNRLGGNAIVDFCVFGQIAGTNAAAGK; from the coding sequence ATGTTGGGAAGGAAAGCGCTGTCCGTGCTGCTGGTGCTCGCGATGCTGCTGGGCCTTGGTGCGGCCGCGTCGGCCGAGGGCATGACGCCGGGCACGTACACGCAGACGGTAAACGCGATGCACGGGCCGCTGACGGTGGAGGTGACCGTCAGCGCGGACAGGATTGAATCCGTCGAGGTGACGGATCACGTGGAGACGCCGGGCGTCGGCGACCAGGCGGTGAAGGACATTCCGGAGCGCGTCGTGGGCGCGCAGTCCCTCGCGGTGGACGCGGTCACGGGCGTCACGATTTCCAGCCGCGCGATTCTCTCCGCGGTGGAAAAGTGCCTGGCGGAGGCGGGCGCGGACGTGGACGCGCTGAAGGCCGCGCCTGAGAAGACCCCGGCGGGCGACGTCGAGGCCACGGCGGACGTCGTCATCGTGGGCGGAGGCGGCGCGGGCCTGGCGGCGGCGGTCGCGGCGACGGACGCGGGCGCGTCGGTCATCCTGATCGAGAAGTCCGGCTTCCTGGGCGGCAACTCGATCGTCGCGGGCGGCATCTACAACGCGCCCGACCCGACCAAGCAGGACTATGCCACCAACGTCTCCGGCGACTTGGGCTCGCTGGTGGAAGCGGCCATCGCGGAGGAACCCGTGAGCGACGCGCACAAGGCGCTGATGGACGCGGTGCGCGCGGAGTACGAGGCCTTCCGGCAGACCGATAAGACCATTTACGACAGCCCGAACTGGTTCGCGCTGCAGACCTGGAACGGCGGCGACAAGGTCGCCGAGCTGAGCATGGTGCAGGAGCTGGCGGACAATTCGCTCTCCAGCCTCAAGTGGCTGGAAGGCATGGGCATGGAGTTCACCGACACGATCACCCACGGCGCGGGCTCGCTGTACCCGCGCACGCACGCGGCCGTGAAGCCCAACGGCGTGGGCTACATCGACGCCTTTACGCAGACGCTTTCCAGCCGCGAGGGCTACACGCAGATGATGGAGACGACCGGCAAGAGCCTCATCGTGGAGGACGGCAAGGTCGTCGGCGTCGTCGCGGAGGGCAAGGACGGCAACGCCGTCACCCTGCACGCGACGAAGGGCGTCATCCTCGCGACCGGCGGCTTCGCGGGCAACGTGGAGCTGCGCCAGAAGTACTGCGAGGGCGAGAAGTGGCCCGACCTGAGCGCGAAGGTGCCGACCAGCAACATGCCGGCGGTCACCGGCGACGGCATCTTCATGGCCGAGGCGGCGGGCGCGCAGCTCGTCAACATGGAGCAGATTCAGCTTCTGCCCTACTGCAACCCGCAGACGGGCGCGACCTACGACATCATGAGCGGCAGCACGCTGGGTATCTTCGTCAACAAGGAAGGCACGCGCTTCGTGCGCGAGGACGGCCGCCGCGACGAGATGGCCAAGGCCATCATCGACCAGACGGACGGGATGATGTACATCGTCTTCAGCGGCGACAGCGCGAGCCTTGAGAGCAAGGCGCTGGGCGGCCTGACGCTGAGCTACTACCTGGAGCACAACATGGCGGGCTACGTGATGGCGGACACCGTCGCGGAGCTGGCCGAGAAGCTCGGCGTGCCCGCGGACGCGCTGGAAAAGACCGTCGCGGACTACAACGGCTACGTGGAGGCCGGCGTGGCCGATCCCTTTGGCCGCGTCTCCTACGGCACGAAGATCGCGACCGGCCCCTTCTTCGCCTACCCGCGCAAGCCTGCCGTGCACCACACGATGGGCGGCGTGCGCATCGACGGCGAGGCCCACGCGCTGAGCGGCGAGGGCGCCCCGATTCCGGGCCTCTACTGCGCGGGCGAGATCACCGGCAACATCCACGGCGGCAACCGCCTGGGCGGCAACGCCATCGTCGATTTCTGCGTGTTCGGCCAGATCGCGGGCACGAACGCGGCGGCGGGCAAGTAA
- a CDS encoding DnaD domain protein produces the protein MPFCTFQDPYALFDCTPLENLYIQEYMLRAPGDFVKVYIYGLMQCYHPAERMSLAAMAKDLGMEEDAVFRAFQYWERQGAVRRVGDNPPAYAYKNLKQAQLTASTDPSQDLYRYREFNEELRSLFDKKRRLYEQDYQRIYDWMEILELPQEVVLMLIRHCIDLYGIRFSFEKADALAREWAQGGVTTIEDVEEMTRSSKQMKQDLRRVLRRLGQRREPSQDEEALFNKWVRDWGFTAEAVLEACRETTKGTPTMAYLDGILSRQHKLGTRDAGEIAARLTQEQQAMAPARELLAQLGRRSVSPTEHDVSVIALWQQQGFEWDAILLAAQVAHHNGGNSLDSVGQRLDAWRQRGLFTRAAAEDYLRAVKRDNGQLQQIYEAAGVEARPSAADRRLLHRWQDDLGMPQDVLLLAAAYAVGAKAPMPFIDKILGSWNAAGIHDAASARAEHDRRGAGGAPAAAGAKPSATRPVREVAKHRYEQRTYSEDELDALFFDIMKDEDGGNA, from the coding sequence ATGCCCTTTTGCACCTTTCAGGATCCGTACGCCCTCTTCGACTGCACGCCGCTGGAGAACCTCTACATTCAGGAATACATGCTGCGCGCGCCGGGCGATTTCGTCAAGGTCTACATCTACGGCCTGATGCAGTGCTACCATCCCGCCGAGCGCATGAGCCTTGCCGCCATGGCCAAGGATTTGGGGATGGAGGAAGACGCGGTGTTCCGCGCCTTTCAGTATTGGGAGCGCCAGGGCGCGGTGCGCCGCGTGGGCGACAACCCGCCCGCCTACGCCTACAAGAACCTCAAGCAGGCCCAGCTCACCGCGAGCACGGACCCTTCGCAGGACCTGTACCGCTACCGCGAGTTCAACGAGGAGCTGCGAAGCCTCTTTGACAAAAAGCGCCGCCTCTACGAGCAGGATTACCAGCGCATCTACGACTGGATGGAGATTCTGGAGCTGCCGCAGGAGGTGGTGCTGATGCTCATCCGCCACTGCATCGACCTGTACGGCATCCGCTTCTCCTTTGAAAAGGCGGACGCGCTCGCGCGCGAGTGGGCGCAGGGCGGCGTCACGACCATCGAAGACGTGGAGGAGATGACGCGTTCCTCCAAGCAGATGAAGCAGGACCTGCGGCGGGTGCTGCGCAGGCTCGGCCAGCGCCGCGAGCCCTCGCAGGACGAGGAGGCGCTCTTCAACAAGTGGGTGCGCGACTGGGGCTTCACGGCGGAGGCCGTGCTCGAGGCCTGCCGCGAGACGACGAAGGGCACGCCCACCATGGCCTACCTGGACGGCATCCTCAGCCGCCAGCACAAGCTGGGCACGCGGGACGCGGGCGAGATCGCCGCGCGCCTTACGCAGGAGCAGCAGGCCATGGCCCCGGCGCGCGAGCTGCTCGCCCAGCTCGGCCGGCGCAGCGTCTCCCCCACGGAGCACGACGTCTCGGTCATCGCGCTGTGGCAGCAGCAGGGCTTCGAGTGGGACGCGATCCTGCTCGCCGCGCAGGTCGCCCACCACAACGGCGGCAACAGCCTCGACTCCGTGGGCCAGCGGCTGGACGCGTGGCGCCAGCGCGGGCTGTTCACCCGCGCCGCGGCGGAGGACTATCTGCGCGCCGTCAAGCGGGACAACGGCCAGCTCCAGCAGATATACGAAGCCGCCGGCGTGGAGGCTCGCCCCTCTGCCGCCGATCGCAGGCTCCTGCACCGTTGGCAGGACGACCTGGGCATGCCGCAGGATGTATTGCTGCTGGCCGCCGCCTACGCGGTGGGCGCGAAGGCGCCCATGCCCTTCATCGACAAGATCTTGGGAAGCTGGAACGCAGCGGGCATCCACGACGCCGCAAGCGCGCGGGCCGAGCACGACCGCCGCGGCGCGGGCGGTGCGCCCGCCGCCGCCGGGGCAAAGCCGTCCGCTACGCGCCCCGTCAGGGAAGTGGCCAAGCACCGCTACGAACAGCGCACCTATTCGGAGGACGAGCTCGACGCGCTCTTCTTTGACATCATGAAGGACGAAGACGGAGGGAATGCATGA
- a CDS encoding tyrosine-protein phosphatase, with the protein MDNRWIDTSRISLEGLLNTRDLGGCPAAGGLRVRSGRLLRSGMLARARGRDIEILKAEHGLRTVVDFRTPTEASQMPDPAIEGVRYVSAPLLDEENLGVTREAKVDFTDYVGQMLFYVKTAGTDIGAYFEKTYPAIATGEGAMRQLRRFFDVLLEQEEGAVLYHCTAGKDRVGTATALLLSALGVPRELIVEDFLFTNACLREETEGMMRAAATRTEDEAAVHALAMLNSVRASYLEAVFAAIEARFGSVEAYLSDCMGLTDERLAKLRSMYLA; encoded by the coding sequence GTGGACAATCGTTGGATAGATACATCGCGCATCTCGCTGGAGGGGCTTCTCAACACGCGCGACCTGGGCGGCTGCCCGGCGGCGGGTGGGCTGCGCGTCCGCAGCGGGCGGCTGCTGCGCAGCGGCATGCTCGCGCGCGCCAGGGGGCGGGACATCGAAATCTTAAAGGCCGAGCACGGGCTTAGGACGGTGGTGGACTTTCGCACCCCCACGGAGGCGTCGCAGATGCCCGACCCCGCCATCGAAGGCGTGCGCTACGTCTCCGCGCCCCTGCTGGACGAGGAGAACCTCGGCGTCACCCGCGAGGCGAAGGTCGATTTTACGGACTACGTGGGCCAGATGCTCTTTTACGTGAAGACCGCCGGGACGGACATCGGCGCGTACTTTGAAAAGACCTACCCCGCCATCGCTACGGGCGAGGGGGCCATGCGCCAGCTCCGCCGCTTCTTCGACGTGCTGCTGGAGCAGGAGGAAGGCGCGGTGCTCTACCACTGCACGGCGGGCAAGGACCGCGTGGGCACGGCGACGGCGCTGCTGCTTTCGGCGCTGGGCGTCCCAAGGGAGCTGATCGTCGAGGATTTCCTCTTTACCAACGCCTGCCTGCGGGAGGAGACGGAGGGCATGATGCGCGCGGCGGCCACCCGCACCGAAGATGAGGCGGCGGTGCACGCGCTTGCGATGCTCAACTCTGTGCGAGCGAGCTATCTGGAGGCGGTCTTCGCCGCCATCGAGGCGCGCTTCGGCTCGGTGGAGGCCTACCTTTCGGACTGCATGGGCCTGACGGACGAGCGGCTTGCAAAGCTTAGGTCGATGTACCTCGCGTGA